In one window of Gemmatimonadota bacterium DNA:
- a CDS encoding rhodanese-like domain-containing protein produces MTRRAAWGAGLAIALVALSLGGRPLAWWLTLGLLRLGFPGTATVTPDALTRALASSTPPVVFDARRAAEFAVSHLPGARLLDVEAGAVIPSPPTPGTAAVVYCSVGYRSSRLARDLERQGWADVRSLEGGIFGWAIAGLPLVDATERSTSLVHSYGWPARLLLPPPLRGD; encoded by the coding sequence ATGACCCGCCGGGCGGCGTGGGGCGCGGGGCTGGCGATCGCCCTGGTGGCGCTCTCGCTGGGCGGCCGCCCGCTCGCCTGGTGGCTCACCCTGGGCCTGCTCCGGCTCGGCTTCCCCGGCACGGCCACGGTCACGCCGGACGCACTGACGCGGGCCCTCGCGAGCAGCACCCCGCCGGTGGTCTTCGATGCCCGCCGCGCGGCGGAGTTTGCGGTGAGCCACCTGCCCGGCGCCCGGTTGCTGGATGTCGAGGCCGGGGCGGTGATCCCCTCGCCCCCGACCCCGGGCACCGCCGCGGTGGTCTACTGTTCGGTGGGCTACCGCAGCAGCCGCCTGGCCCGGGACCTCGAGCGCCAGGGCTGGGCCGACGTCCGAAGCCTCGAAGGCGGGATCTTCGGCTGGGCCATCGCGGGGCTGCCGCTGGTGGACGCCACCGAACGTTCCACCTCCCTGGTGCATTCCTACGGGTGGCCGGCAAGGCTGTTGCTGCCTCCGCCCCTCCGGGGCGACTGA
- a CDS encoding carboxymuconolactone decarboxylase family protein, giving the protein MTDHQHYYHAPDLARFAEVGQGNPELWQKFLGWYSAVFAEGALSQREKALIALAVAHAVQCPYCIDAYSTASLEHGSNEEQMTEAVHVAAAIRGGASLVHGVQMRNHLHQLGMQP; this is encoded by the coding sequence ATGACCGATCACCAGCATTACTACCATGCCCCCGACCTGGCCCGCTTCGCGGAGGTGGGCCAGGGCAATCCCGAGCTGTGGCAGAAGTTCCTCGGCTGGTACAGCGCGGTCTTCGCGGAGGGGGCGCTCTCCCAGCGGGAGAAGGCGCTGATCGCGCTGGCAGTGGCGCATGCGGTGCAGTGCCCCTACTGCATCGACGCCTACAGCACCGCGTCCCTGGAGCACGGCTCCAACGAGGAACAGATGACCGAGGCGGTGCACGTGGCGGCGGCCATCCGGGGCGGCGCCTCGCTGGTCCACGGGGTGCAGATGCGGAACCACCTCCACCAGCTGGGCATGCAGCCGTGA
- the arsS gene encoding arsenosugar biosynthesis radical SAM protein ArsS (Some members of this family are selenoproteins.), translating into MLPTLQKQQHPLATGAAQLARLHAVRLERSFPRALDGAGLWPLQPTGIDILQVNVGKKCNQTCRHCHVDAGPDRTEMMPDDVLEACLAVLRDHPIPTLDITGGAPELHPAFRRLVTTARGLGRRVIDRCNLTITRLPNYRYLPAFLAEHQVEIVASLPYYQARQTDTQRGDGVFEESIAALQELNALGYGQPGTGLVLNLVTNPVGAFLPPAQAAAEREWRERLGRQHGVVFTHLFTITNMPVSRFLEHLDERQQTEAYLARLAQAFNPAAAAGVMCRTTLSVGWDGRLYDCDFNQQLDLPVESRVPRTIFEFEAAALAGRRVAVAPHCFGCTAGGGSSCGGALDG; encoded by the coding sequence GTGCTTCCCACGCTCCAGAAGCAGCAGCACCCGCTGGCGACGGGCGCCGCGCAGCTGGCGCGGCTCCACGCGGTGCGCCTGGAGCGGAGCTTTCCCCGCGCGCTCGACGGCGCCGGCCTGTGGCCGCTGCAGCCCACCGGGATCGACATCCTGCAGGTGAACGTGGGCAAGAAGTGCAACCAGACCTGCCGGCACTGCCACGTGGACGCCGGGCCCGACCGCACCGAGATGATGCCCGACGACGTGCTGGAGGCCTGCCTCGCCGTCCTGCGGGACCATCCGATCCCCACGCTCGACATCACCGGGGGCGCGCCGGAGCTGCACCCCGCCTTCCGCCGCCTGGTGACCACCGCGCGCGGGCTCGGGCGCCGGGTGATCGACCGCTGCAACCTGACGATCACCCGGCTGCCCAACTACCGCTACCTGCCGGCCTTCCTGGCCGAGCACCAGGTGGAGATCGTGGCGTCGCTGCCGTACTACCAGGCGCGCCAGACCGACACCCAGCGTGGCGACGGGGTGTTCGAGGAGTCCATCGCGGCCCTGCAGGAGCTCAACGCGCTGGGCTACGGCCAGCCGGGAACGGGGCTGGTGCTCAACCTCGTCACCAACCCCGTGGGGGCGTTCCTGCCGCCGGCGCAGGCGGCGGCGGAGCGGGAGTGGCGCGAGCGGCTGGGCCGGCAGCACGGGGTGGTGTTCACCCATCTTTTCACCATCACCAACATGCCGGTGAGCCGGTTCCTCGAGCACCTCGACGAGCGCCAGCAAACCGAGGCATACCTGGCCCGGCTGGCGCAGGCCTTCAACCCCGCCGCCGCGGCCGGCGTGATGTGCCGCACCACCCTCTCCGTGGGCTGGGACGGCCGGCTCTACGATTGCGACTTCAACCAGCAGCTCGACCTGCCGGTGGAGTCGCGGGTGCCGCGCACCATCTTCGAGTTCGAGGCGGCCGCGCTCGCCGGGCGCCGCGTCGCCGTGGCGCCCCACTGCTTCGGCTGCACCGCCGGTGGCGGCTCGAGCTGCGGCGGCGCGCTCGATGGCTGA
- a CDS encoding TVP38/TMEM64 family protein encodes MAEPGRRTLLLRVALVAAGLAVLVLGGRQLAGLIPAFVARVTALGPLAPVVFMLAYAAAVVAFIPGSLLTLAAGAAFGLGRGVVVVLLGATLGGSLAFLIARYVARARVAQAVAANPRFAAIDRAIGRDGRRIVFLLRLSPVFPFNLLNYGLGLTTVRFVDYLVASLGMLPGTILYVYYGKVAGDVAALASGAAPARGAGHYAVLALGLAATIGVTVLVTRTARRALAEAGA; translated from the coding sequence ATGGCTGAGCCCGGCCGCCGTACGCTCCTCCTCCGCGTGGCGCTCGTGGCCGCCGGGCTCGCCGTGCTGGTGCTCGGCGGCCGCCAGCTCGCGGGGCTGATCCCCGCCTTCGTGGCCCGGGTCACCGCCCTCGGCCCGCTCGCGCCGGTGGTGTTCATGCTGGCGTACGCCGCGGCGGTGGTGGCGTTCATTCCCGGCTCGCTGCTCACCCTGGCCGCCGGGGCCGCCTTCGGCCTGGGACGGGGCGTCGTCGTGGTGCTCCTGGGCGCCACCCTGGGCGGCTCGCTCGCGTTCCTCATTGCCCGCTACGTGGCGCGGGCGCGGGTGGCGCAGGCCGTCGCGGCCAACCCGCGCTTCGCCGCCATCGACCGGGCCATCGGGCGCGATGGCCGCCGCATCGTCTTCCTGCTGCGGCTCTCCCCGGTGTTCCCCTTCAACCTGCTCAACTACGGCCTCGGCCTCACCACCGTGCGCTTCGTGGACTACCTCGTGGCCTCCCTCGGCATGCTGCCCGGCACCATCCTCTACGTGTACTACGGCAAGGTCGCGGGCGACGTCGCCGCGCTGGCCAGCGGCGCCGCCCCCGCCCGGGGCGCCGGCCACTACGCCGTGCTGGCCCTTGGCCTGGCCGCCACGATCGGGGTGACGGTGCTCGTCACCCGCACCGCCCGCCGCGCCCTCGCGGAGGCCGGCGCATGA
- a CDS encoding mercuric reductase: MTAQLLSGDLHDDALTAQVHPRDWRNPIPKDRYHLVVIGAGTGGLVTAAAAAGLGAKVALVERHLMGGDCLNVGCVPSKAVISAARAWHGAREAAARFGGPVVSGPGDFAAAMERMRRLRAGLSPIDGAARFRALGVDVFLGEGRFTGRDTVAVGDHVLRFRRAVIATGARAGVPPIPGLAEAGFLTNETVFTLTTLPRRLAVIGGGPIGCELAQAFRRFGAEVTLVDAAPRLLPRDDEDAAALLADQLVSEGIHLVTSARVLGVARVGDWRELSLEHPGGPLRLAVDQVLVAAGRRPNLEGLGLDQAGIAATPTGITVDDRLRTTNPAVYAVGDVCSRFQFTHSADFQARLVVQNALFFGRARASRLVTPWCSYTSPEVAQVGLTAAEATAQGVAHDVVQVGVEHLDRAVLEDETRGFAKVVLARGSDRILGATIVGADAGDLIGEVTLAMTSGLGLGAIGRTMHPYPTRGEILRKAADAWRRGKLTPTVRRLFSTWFRIFR; encoded by the coding sequence ATGACCGCCCAGCTGCTCAGCGGCGACCTGCACGACGACGCCCTCACCGCGCAGGTCCACCCGCGCGACTGGCGGAACCCCATCCCGAAGGATCGCTATCACCTGGTGGTGATCGGCGCCGGCACCGGCGGCCTCGTCACCGCAGCCGCCGCCGCCGGGCTCGGCGCCAAGGTGGCGCTGGTGGAGCGGCACCTGATGGGCGGGGACTGCCTCAACGTCGGCTGCGTGCCCTCCAAGGCGGTCATCAGCGCGGCCCGCGCGTGGCACGGCGCCCGCGAGGCCGCGGCGCGGTTCGGCGGGCCCGTGGTCAGCGGGCCCGGGGACTTCGCGGCGGCGATGGAACGGATGCGCCGGCTCCGCGCTGGCCTCTCCCCGATCGACGGCGCGGCCCGCTTCCGCGCGCTCGGCGTGGACGTCTTCCTCGGCGAGGGGCGGTTCACCGGACGCGACACCGTCGCGGTCGGTGACCACGTCCTCCGCTTCCGCCGCGCGGTGATCGCCACCGGCGCCCGCGCCGGCGTGCCGCCGATCCCGGGCCTGGCCGAGGCGGGCTTCCTCACCAACGAGACCGTCTTCACCCTCACCACCCTGCCCCGCCGCCTCGCGGTCATCGGCGGCGGCCCGATCGGCTGCGAGCTGGCCCAGGCGTTCCGCCGCTTCGGCGCCGAGGTCACCCTCGTCGACGCCGCGCCCCGCCTCCTCCCCCGTGACGACGAAGACGCCGCCGCCCTCCTCGCCGACCAGCTCGTGAGCGAGGGCATCCACCTCGTCACCTCCGCCAGGGTCCTCGGGGTCGCGCGGGTCGGCGACTGGCGTGAGCTGTCCCTGGAGCACCCCGGCGGCCCACTGCGGCTGGCGGTGGACCAGGTCCTCGTCGCCGCGGGCCGCCGCCCCAACCTGGAGGGGCTCGGGCTGGACCAGGCGGGGATCGCCGCCACGCCGACCGGCATCACCGTTGACGACCGGCTCCGCACCACCAACCCCGCGGTCTACGCCGTCGGGGATGTCTGCTCCCGGTTCCAGTTCACCCACAGCGCCGATTTCCAGGCGCGGCTGGTGGTGCAGAACGCCCTCTTCTTTGGCCGTGCCCGCGCCAGCCGGCTGGTGACCCCCTGGTGCAGCTATACCTCCCCCGAGGTGGCGCAGGTGGGACTCACCGCGGCCGAGGCCACCGCCCAGGGGGTGGCACACGACGTGGTCCAGGTCGGGGTGGAGCACCTCGACCGGGCGGTGCTCGAGGATGAGACGCGGGGTTTCGCCAAGGTCGTCCTGGCGCGTGGCAGCGACCGGATCCTCGGTGCCACGATCGTGGGCGCCGACGCCGGCGACCTGATCGGCGAGGTGACCCTGGCCATGACCAGCGGGCTGGGCCTCGGCGCCATCGGCCGGACCATGCACCCCTACCCCACGCGCGGTGAGATCCTCCGCAAGGCCGCCGACGCCTGGCGTCGCGGCAAGCTGACGCCCACCGTGCGCCGCCTCTTTTCCACCTGGTTCCGGATCTTCCGCTGA
- a CDS encoding methyltransferase domain-containing protein, which produces MTDVATPERLEQVQAYYGARLRSSADLRTDACTTAESPAPRLAAALARVHPEVLERYYGCGLVAPEAIEGATILDLGSGAGRDAYTLAQLVGEGGRVIGVDATREQLAVARRHLEWHRERFGYARGNVAFVEHDLDHLATLPLEAGSVDVAVSNCVFNLLRDKGAAFRQVHRLLRAGGEFYFSDVYADRRLPRALLDDPELVGECLAGALYWNDFLALARAAGFGDPRLVTSRRLGIRDDRIAARLAPARFYAATWRLFKLEGLEPACEDYGQAVRYHGGIPGAEALVHLDGHHPFEAGKIVPVCGNSWRMLAETRLARWFSCFGDTTRHYGIFAGCGTSLPFAESGGEAPAAGACC; this is translated from the coding sequence ATGACCGACGTCGCCACCCCCGAGCGCCTGGAGCAGGTGCAGGCCTACTACGGCGCCCGGCTCCGCTCCTCCGCGGACCTCCGCACCGACGCCTGCACCACCGCCGAGTCGCCCGCGCCACGCCTGGCGGCCGCGCTGGCGCGGGTGCACCCCGAGGTGCTGGAACGCTATTACGGCTGCGGCCTGGTGGCCCCCGAGGCCATTGAGGGCGCCACCATCCTCGACCTGGGCTCCGGCGCCGGGCGCGATGCGTATACCCTGGCGCAACTGGTGGGCGAGGGCGGCCGGGTGATCGGCGTGGACGCCACGCGCGAGCAGCTCGCCGTGGCGCGCCGCCACCTGGAGTGGCACCGGGAGCGCTTCGGGTATGCCAGGGGAAACGTCGCCTTCGTGGAGCACGACCTCGACCACCTGGCGACCCTGCCGCTCGAGGCGGGCAGCGTGGACGTGGCGGTGTCGAACTGCGTCTTCAACCTGCTGCGCGACAAGGGCGCGGCCTTCCGGCAGGTGCACCGCCTGCTGCGTGCCGGCGGCGAGTTCTACTTCTCCGACGTCTACGCCGACCGCCGCCTGCCCCGCGCCCTGCTCGATGACCCCGAGCTGGTGGGCGAGTGCCTCGCCGGGGCGCTGTACTGGAACGACTTCCTGGCCCTGGCCCGCGCGGCCGGCTTCGGCGATCCGCGGCTGGTGACCAGCCGCCGACTCGGCATCAGGGACGATCGGATTGCCGCCCGGCTGGCGCCGGCCCGCTTCTATGCCGCGACCTGGCGGCTGTTCAAGCTGGAGGGCCTCGAGCCCGCCTGCGAGGACTACGGCCAGGCGGTGCGGTACCATGGCGGGATCCCCGGCGCCGAGGCGCTGGTGCACCTGGATGGGCACCATCCCTTCGAGGCCGGGAAGATCGTCCCCGTGTGCGGCAACAGCTGGCGGATGCTGGCCGAGACCCGGCTGGCCCGGTGGTTCAGCTGCTTCGGCGATACCACCCGCCACTACGGCATCTTTGCCGGGTGCGGGACCAGCCTGCCCTTCGCCGAATCCGGCGGGGAGGCCCCGGCGGCCGGGGCGTGCTGCTAG
- a CDS encoding DUF547 domain-containing protein produces the protein MTRWSTTAALAATLLAGPLTGQDRFDHSPFDGLLRAHVREGIVDYAAFRAAPAFPQYLAQLAAFDPAPLPREEQLAFWINAYNAYTIQLILAHDETRSIRNINKTGGIIKGYGPWTEKLAVVGGTAYGLDHIEQKIIRPTYQEPRIHFALVCAAMGCPPLRSEAYSGARLEEQLEDQGRTFLRGSPAKNRVELATRSVYVSQVFKFRDYAKDFGGSREAVARFIARWYEPGPERDLLEGGAWKTFEYTDYDWTLNSVEQAARLAAGRR, from the coding sequence ATGACCCGCTGGAGCACCACCGCCGCCCTGGCCGCCACCCTGCTGGCCGGCCCACTCACCGGCCAGGACCGGTTTGACCACAGCCCCTTCGACGGCCTGCTGCGCGCGCACGTGCGCGAGGGGATCGTGGACTACGCCGCCTTCCGCGCCGCGCCCGCGTTCCCGCAGTATCTGGCCCAGCTGGCGGCCTTCGACCCGGCGCCGCTGCCGCGGGAGGAGCAGCTGGCGTTCTGGATCAACGCCTACAACGCCTACACGATCCAGCTGATCCTGGCGCACGACGAGACGCGGTCCATCCGGAACATCAACAAGACCGGCGGCATCATCAAGGGCTATGGCCCCTGGACCGAGAAGCTGGCGGTCGTGGGCGGGACGGCGTACGGCCTGGACCACATCGAGCAGAAGATCATCCGCCCCACGTACCAGGAACCCCGGATCCACTTTGCCCTGGTCTGCGCGGCCATGGGGTGCCCGCCGCTCCGGAGTGAAGCGTACAGCGGCGCCCGGCTCGAGGAGCAGCTCGAGGACCAGGGGCGGACCTTCCTCCGCGGCTCCCCCGCCAAGAACCGGGTGGAGCTGGCCACGCGGTCCGTGTACGTGAGCCAGGTCTTCAAGTTCCGGGACTACGCGAAGGACTTCGGCGGGAGCAGGGAGGCCGTGGCGCGGTTCATCGCCCGGTGGTACGAGCCCGGCCCGGAACGGGACCTGCTCGAGGGCGGTGCCTGGAAGACGTTCGAGTACACCGACTACGACTGGACCCTCAACAGCGTGGAGCAGGCGGCCCGCCTCGCCGCCGGCCGGCGCTAG
- a CDS encoding beta-lactamase family protein: MLRRRTAPGFLGLAALLLATGLPAQAAPKELDASITRILQQFHQPGAAIAVVRDGKVVFQQGWGVRTVGRPEKVNEHTSFQVASNSKAMTAAALITFARAPDGSIERMTMAPVLPSTDFSFDYQDLLFRPVR; the protein is encoded by the coding sequence ATGCTACGTCGCCGGACCGCGCCCGGATTCCTCGGCCTGGCCGCCCTGCTCCTGGCCACCGGGCTCCCCGCCCAGGCCGCCCCGAAGGAGCTCGACGCGAGCATCACCCGCATCCTGCAGCAGTTCCACCAGCCGGGCGCCGCCATCGCGGTAGTCCGGGACGGCAAGGTGGTGTTCCAGCAGGGCTGGGGCGTCCGCACCGTCGGCCGCCCCGAGAAGGTGAACGAGCACACCAGCTTCCAGGTGGCCAGCAACAGCAAGGCGATGACCGCCGCCGCGCTCATCACCTTTGCGCGGGCGCCCGACGGCTCCATCGAGCGCATGACGATGGCGCCGGTGCTCCCCTCGACCGACTTCAGCTTCGACTACCAGGACCTGCTGTTCCGGCCGGTCCGCTGA
- a CDS encoding PQQ-dependent sugar dehydrogenase, translating to MFPSALTGLLAIAVACSSTDPRPGPDPNAPVVTITSPADNASVAESTAVLFAGGAVDDDGATIADSALLWSSTIDGALGAGDSVVLSTLTPGHHTITLSATDTAGLTGHASVTLTVTGNEPALGLDTIASGFDNPIFLTAPPGDTTRLFVVEQSGAIRIIKNGTVLATPFLNLHDSLSTGNEQGLLGLAFAPDYSATGRFYVSYTRQNGDSRLARYTASGDPDVADEASGVTILEVPQPYSNHNGGGIAFGPDNYLYYGLGDGGSGGDPDGHGQRRDELLGSMLRLDVSGATYTVPGTNPYHGSTAFRQELWNYGLRNPWRWSFDRVTGDLYIGDVGQGDYEEIDVTPAASTGGENYGWNTMEGTHCYPDATPCNPAGLTLPVLDYSHGQGCSVTGGYVYRGQDIASLQGTYLYADYCNGWVRSFRWSGGGATARLDRPELEPGGNITSFGEDARGELYILTQGGGVHRIVAR from the coding sequence ATGTTCCCATCCGCCCTCACGGGCCTGCTGGCCATCGCCGTGGCCTGTTCCTCCACCGATCCGCGCCCGGGGCCCGACCCGAACGCGCCGGTGGTCACCATCACCAGCCCCGCCGACAACGCGAGCGTGGCGGAGAGCACCGCGGTGCTCTTCGCCGGGGGGGCCGTGGATGACGACGGCGCGACCATCGCCGACAGCGCGCTGCTCTGGTCGAGCACCATCGACGGGGCCCTCGGCGCCGGCGACAGCGTGGTGCTCAGCACCCTCACCCCGGGCCACCACACGATCACCCTGAGCGCCACCGACACCGCCGGCCTCACCGGCCACGCCTCGGTGACCCTCACCGTGACGGGCAACGAACCGGCACTCGGCCTCGATACCATCGCCTCCGGGTTCGACAACCCCATCTTCCTGACGGCGCCCCCCGGCGACACCACGCGGCTGTTCGTGGTGGAGCAGAGCGGCGCCATCCGGATCATCAAGAACGGCACGGTCCTGGCCACGCCATTCCTCAACCTGCACGACTCCCTGAGCACCGGGAACGAGCAGGGGCTGCTGGGCCTGGCCTTCGCCCCCGACTACTCCGCCACCGGCCGGTTCTATGTGAGCTACACCCGCCAGAACGGCGACAGCCGCCTGGCCCGCTACACCGCCTCCGGCGATCCCGACGTGGCCGATGAGGCCTCGGGCGTCACCATCCTCGAGGTGCCGCAGCCCTACTCCAACCACAACGGCGGCGGCATCGCGTTCGGGCCCGACAACTACCTCTACTACGGCCTCGGCGATGGCGGCAGCGGCGGCGACCCCGACGGCCACGGCCAGCGGCGCGACGAGTTGCTCGGCTCCATGCTCCGGCTCGACGTGAGCGGCGCCACCTACACGGTTCCCGGCACCAACCCGTACCACGGAAGCACCGCGTTCCGGCAGGAGCTGTGGAACTACGGCCTGCGCAATCCGTGGCGCTGGAGCTTCGACCGCGTGACCGGCGACCTCTACATCGGCGACGTGGGCCAGGGAGACTACGAGGAGATCGACGTGACGCCGGCGGCCAGCACCGGCGGCGAGAACTACGGCTGGAACACCATGGAAGGCACCCACTGCTACCCCGACGCCACCCCCTGCAACCCGGCGGGCCTGACGCTGCCGGTGCTGGACTACAGCCATGGGCAGGGCTGCTCGGTGACCGGCGGCTACGTGTACCGCGGCCAGGACATCGCGTCGCTCCAGGGCACCTACCTCTACGCCGACTACTGCAACGGCTGGGTGCGGAGCTTCCGCTGGTCGGGTGGGGGGGCCACCGCACGGCTCGACCGGCCAGAGCTCGAGCCCGGGGGGAACATCACCAGCTTCGGTGAGGATGCGCGGGGGGAGCTGTACATCCTCACCCAGGGGGGCGGGGTGCACCGGATCGTGGCCCGCTGA
- a CDS encoding DUF72 domain-containing protein yields MSDAPDRADLQDLADRLPPQALFGTSSWNYPGWKGLVYERDYPKTGAAARMLEEYARYPLFRTVGIDSTFYNPASPKVLESYARALPPGFRCVSKVWDRITVHTLPKARYKTQGGEANPDFLNAELFTAEVLGPCLEHFSDHLGPFVFEFQTIARSAKLTGQAFADLLDRFFSRLPREVPYAVELRNQEYLVPPYFAVLREHNVAHVFNSWTRMPAIGEQLDLPGSMSAPFTVARVLLRPGRTYNDAVDAFAPYHEIRDQNPELRADVARLIRMATELRIPAYVLVNNRAEGSAPKTIAAIAALLVK; encoded by the coding sequence ATGTCCGACGCCCCTGACCGTGCCGACCTGCAGGACCTCGCCGACCGCCTGCCACCGCAGGCGCTGTTCGGTACCTCGTCGTGGAACTACCCCGGCTGGAAGGGGCTGGTCTACGAGCGGGACTATCCCAAGACCGGCGCGGCGGCCCGGATGCTCGAGGAGTACGCCCGCTATCCGCTGTTCCGGACGGTGGGCATCGACTCCACCTTCTACAACCCCGCCAGCCCGAAGGTCCTCGAGAGCTACGCGCGGGCCCTGCCCCCCGGCTTCCGCTGCGTGAGCAAGGTGTGGGACCGGATCACGGTCCACACCCTGCCCAAGGCGCGCTACAAGACGCAGGGGGGCGAGGCCAACCCCGACTTCCTCAACGCCGAGCTGTTCACGGCGGAGGTGCTCGGCCCCTGCCTGGAGCACTTCAGTGATCACCTGGGGCCGTTCGTCTTCGAATTCCAGACCATCGCCCGCTCGGCGAAGCTCACCGGCCAGGCCTTCGCCGACCTGCTCGACCGGTTCTTCTCCCGGCTGCCGCGCGAGGTGCCCTACGCCGTCGAGCTCCGCAACCAGGAGTACCTGGTGCCGCCCTACTTCGCGGTGCTGCGGGAGCACAACGTGGCCCACGTCTTCAACAGCTGGACCCGGATGCCCGCCATCGGCGAGCAGCTCGACCTGCCGGGCAGCATGAGCGCGCCGTTCACGGTGGCGCGGGTGCTGCTGCGGCCCGGCCGCACCTACAACGACGCGGTGGACGCCTTCGCGCCCTACCACGAGATCCGGGACCAGAACCCCGAGCTCCGCGCCGACGTGGCGCGGCTCATCCGCATGGCCACCGAACTCCGCATCCCCGCCTACGTGCTGGTGAACAACCGCGCCGAGGGGAGCGCGCCCAAGACCATCGCCGCCATCGCCGCCCTGCTCGTGAAGTAA
- a CDS encoding TfoX/Sxy family protein — MARTRSDAYEVVQAAIRAMPEVTTKRMFGAEAFFTHGRMFAFLFDEAIVLKLPEAERQAVLDTRAARPFLTGEQAPFGRWVEASVHGSHAASRAISLAASAHALAQSPVEEGPRKRRAVVRRRSPARRASA, encoded by the coding sequence GTGGCGCGCACGCGGAGCGATGCGTACGAGGTCGTGCAGGCGGCGATTCGTGCCATGCCGGAGGTGACGACCAAGCGGATGTTCGGGGCGGAGGCGTTCTTCACCCACGGCCGCATGTTCGCCTTCCTGTTCGACGAAGCGATCGTGCTCAAGCTCCCGGAGGCCGAGCGACAGGCGGTGCTCGACACCCGCGCCGCGCGGCCGTTCCTCACCGGCGAACAGGCGCCCTTCGGCCGCTGGGTCGAGGCCTCGGTGCACGGCAGCCACGCCGCCAGCCGCGCCATCTCCCTCGCCGCCTCCGCCCACGCGCTGGCCCAGAGCCCGGTCGAGGAAGGTCCCCGCAAGCGTCGCGCGGTGGTGCGCCGCCGCAGCCCGGCCCGCCGCGCCTCCGCCTAG
- a CDS encoding 4-hydroxy-3-methylbut-2-enyl diphosphate reductase, with protein MTASYFRKGFGLKAAIEGQLTADYSSAVVDAFRAGDYRLGAGPLEFRLAREFGFCYGVDRAVEYAYETRTKFPDRRLFLVGEIIHNPHVNAKLTAMGITILARAADGGFDFSPVGPADVVILPAFGVTVQDFARLREIGAVLVDTTCGSVLNVWKRVEAYARDGYTALIHGKYFHEETRATASQVTKYPGGRYLVVFDMDEARLVCDFIEGRGDEAALAGRFAHAMSPGFDFARDLVRVGLANQTTMLSGESMAIANEVRASMGRRYGQDTLGEHFRTFDTICSATQERQDAVLRLLEEPLDLMLVVGGYNSSNTTHLAALCRERGVRTYHIEDATSIDVATGGLRHQPRIKAAEEQVAPGWLTGARRIGITAGASTPNNKIGETVLRLCAVAGVEPDLPA; from the coding sequence ATGACCGCCTCGTACTTCCGGAAGGGCTTCGGGCTCAAGGCCGCGATCGAGGGCCAGCTCACCGCCGACTACTCGAGCGCGGTGGTCGACGCCTTCCGGGCGGGCGACTACCGGCTGGGCGCCGGCCCGCTCGAGTTCCGGCTGGCGCGCGAGTTCGGCTTCTGCTACGGGGTGGATCGCGCGGTCGAGTACGCCTACGAGACCCGCACCAAGTTCCCCGACCGGCGCCTCTTCCTGGTGGGCGAGATCATCCACAACCCGCACGTCAACGCCAAGCTCACCGCCATGGGCATCACCATCCTGGCGCGCGCGGCCGACGGCGGCTTCGACTTCAGCCCGGTGGGGCCCGCCGACGTGGTGATCCTCCCCGCGTTCGGGGTGACGGTGCAGGACTTCGCCCGGCTGCGCGAGATCGGCGCGGTGCTGGTGGACACCACCTGCGGCTCGGTGCTCAACGTCTGGAAGCGGGTGGAGGCTTACGCCCGCGACGGCTATACCGCGCTGATCCACGGCAAGTACTTCCACGAGGAGACCCGGGCCACGGCGAGCCAGGTGACCAAGTACCCCGGCGGCCGCTACCTGGTGGTCTTCGACATGGACGAGGCGCGGCTGGTCTGCGACTTCATCGAGGGCCGCGGCGACGAGGCGGCGCTGGCCGGGCGCTTTGCGCACGCCATGTCGCCGGGGTTCGACTTTGCCCGGGACCTGGTGCGGGTGGGACTCGCCAACCAGACCACGATGCTCTCGGGCGAGTCGATGGCGATCGCCAACGAGGTGCGGGCCAGCATGGGCCGCCGCTACGGCCAGGACACCCTGGGCGAGCACTTCCGCACCTTCGACACCATCTGCTCCGCCACCCAGGAGCGCCAGGACGCGGTGCTCAGGCTGCTCGAGGAGCCGCTCGACCTGATGCTGGTGGTGGGCGGCTACAACTCGAGCAACACCACCCACCTCGCCGCGCTGTGCCGCGAGCGGGGGGTGCGCACCTACCATATCGAGGACGCGACCTCCATCGACGTCGCCACCGGCGGGCTGCGGCACCAGCCGCGCATCAAGGCCGCCGAGGAGCAGGTGGCGCCGGGGTGGCTCACCGGGGCGCGACGCATCGGGATCACCGCCGGCGCCTCGACGCCCAACAACAAGATCGGCGAGACGGTGCTGCGCCTCTGCGCCGTGGCGGGCGTGGAGCCGGACCTCCCCGCCTGA